In a genomic window of Kiloniellales bacterium:
- a CDS encoding cytochrome c, with product MNKLAAVLCIAAALGLSTQALAVDEPENVIKYRQAVMKAIGGHMASIASVVKGQVSYTDHVAGHANSINAMSKNVTAVFPKGTDNGSHKTAALPKIWEDWAGFEKAAQALDAASANLASVAASGDKQKLAAAFGDLGKACGGCHKPYRVKK from the coding sequence ATGAACAAGCTTGCAGCAGTCCTGTGTATCGCGGCCGCCCTGGGGCTCAGCACCCAGGCGCTGGCGGTCGACGAGCCCGAGAACGTCATCAAGTACCGCCAGGCCGTGATGAAGGCGATCGGCGGCCACATGGCTTCAATTGCGAGTGTGGTCAAGGGCCAGGTCTCCTACACGGATCACGTGGCGGGTCATGCCAACAGCATCAATGCCATGTCGAAGAACGTGACCGCGGTCTTTCCCAAGGGGACCGACAACGGCAGCCACAAGACCGCGGCGCTACCCAAGATCTGGGAAGACTGGGCCGGCTTCGAGAAGGCGGCGCAGGCGCTGGATGCCGCATCGGCCAACCTGGCCAGCGTCGCCGCAAGCGGCGACAAGCAGAAGCTCGCCGCCGCCTTCGGCGACCTGGGCAAGGCTTGCGGCGGCTGCCACAAGCCCTATCGGGTCAAGAAGTAG
- a CDS encoding cytochrome c, whose product MRDPRKGRSRSVRRGRGRLACFAVLGVLGLAALARSAAAQGNSGPGDAARGEYLFRAAGCYACHTRPVSGARPLAGGRAFTTPYGTFYSPNITPDPEHGIGRWALTDFARALRLGEAPDGSHYFPAFPFPSYTGMQNQDLADLWAYLQGVDPAPEPNIAHELDFPFGFRFLAGVWKWLFFEPGAFQPVPEKDAQWNRGAYLVRHLGHCGECHTPRNALGALDGDRQLAGTLKGPDGKKVPNITPHPGDGIGEWSESDLTFFLQLGVMPDGDVAGGSMEDVIREGTGHLTENDRKAIAAYLKSLPEQPGP is encoded by the coding sequence TTGCGTGATCCCAGGAAGGGCAGGAGCCGCAGCGTCCGGCGGGGGCGGGGCCGCCTCGCCTGCTTCGCGGTTCTCGGCGTTCTCGGCCTTGCGGCGCTTGCGAGGAGCGCAGCCGCCCAGGGCAATTCCGGGCCGGGCGATGCGGCAAGAGGCGAATACCTCTTCCGTGCGGCCGGCTGCTATGCCTGCCACACCCGTCCGGTGTCGGGGGCGCGGCCGCTGGCTGGCGGCCGCGCCTTCACGACCCCCTACGGCACCTTCTATTCGCCCAACATAACTCCGGACCCCGAGCACGGGATCGGCCGCTGGGCGCTGACCGACTTCGCCCGGGCGCTGCGCCTCGGCGAGGCCCCGGACGGCAGCCACTACTTCCCGGCTTTCCCTTTTCCCTCCTACACCGGGATGCAGAACCAGGACCTTGCGGACCTCTGGGCCTATCTTCAGGGCGTCGATCCCGCTCCCGAGCCCAACATTGCACACGAGCTCGATTTCCCCTTTGGATTCCGTTTCCTGGCCGGCGTGTGGAAATGGCTGTTCTTCGAGCCCGGCGCCTTCCAGCCCGTCCCCGAAAAGGACGCCCAGTGGAACCGCGGCGCCTATCTGGTCCGGCATCTCGGCCATTGCGGCGAATGCCACACCCCACGCAACGCCCTCGGCGCCCTCGACGGCGACCGCCAGCTCGCCGGCACCCTCAAGGGACCCGACGGCAAGAAGGTGCCGAACATCACGCCGCATCCCGGCGACGGGATCGGCGAATGGTCGGAGTCGGATCTGACCTTTTTCCTGCAGCTCGGCGTCATGCCGGACGGCGACGTCGCCGGCGGTTCGATGGAGGACGTGATCCGCGAGGGCACCGGGCACCTGACCGAAAACGACCGCAAGGCGATCGCAGCTTACCTGAAATCGCTGCCGGAACAGCCAGGGCCTTGA
- a CDS encoding LysM peptidoglycan-binding domain-containing protein → MKRSLVIAAVFAFLALLAFGLWQIHDRQAGDAPVASQPSSSGAETATAPTPGAGGEAGTSGGDPAPEQGEPATGVGPQTAALPPADSDPPAAGPGLVPPSFDVVRVEPNGDAVMAGRAPPASAITITDNGEVYGRAESNRRGEWTFVSEFPLAPGNHEISLWAETPDGIRIESEEVVVIAVPEPQIAEAGGPAQTPVTVLIPKSGEGPSTVLQAPRGEGIAVNDLVLEAIDYDVAGRLIVSGRATPGGQVIAYLDNRPLGGAVVSEEGRWSVTSPEALAPGLHELRIDQIDSGGKVIARVQTPLSRSQLLTQLPGDQFFIVQPGNSLWRIARGAYGTGQRYTMIFEANKDQIRNPDLIYPGQIFVLPSSE, encoded by the coding sequence GTGAAACGAAGTCTCGTTATCGCTGCGGTTTTTGCCTTTCTCGCCCTGTTAGCCTTCGGCCTTTGGCAAATTCACGACCGGCAGGCCGGCGACGCCCCTGTCGCGTCGCAGCCTTCTTCTTCCGGCGCGGAAACCGCGACCGCGCCCACGCCGGGCGCCGGCGGCGAGGCGGGAACCTCGGGCGGCGACCCGGCGCCGGAGCAGGGCGAGCCGGCGACCGGAGTCGGGCCGCAGACCGCGGCGCTTCCGCCCGCGGATTCCGACCCACCGGCCGCCGGCCCCGGCCTGGTCCCGCCGAGCTTCGACGTGGTGCGGGTCGAGCCGAACGGCGACGCGGTCATGGCCGGACGGGCGCCGCCGGCCAGCGCGATCACCATCACCGACAACGGCGAGGTCTACGGCCGCGCGGAGAGCAACCGCCGCGGCGAATGGACCTTCGTGTCGGAGTTCCCGCTGGCGCCGGGCAATCACGAGATCAGCCTCTGGGCCGAGACCCCCGACGGCATCCGCATCGAGTCGGAAGAGGTCGTCGTCATCGCCGTGCCCGAGCCGCAGATTGCAGAGGCTGGCGGCCCGGCCCAGACCCCGGTCACCGTCCTGATCCCCAAGAGCGGCGAGGGTCCCAGCACGGTGCTGCAGGCGCCGCGCGGCGAGGGCATCGCGGTCAACGACCTGGTCCTGGAGGCGATCGACTACGACGTCGCCGGCCGGCTCATCGTCAGCGGCCGGGCGACTCCCGGCGGCCAGGTCATCGCCTACCTGGACAACCGGCCCCTGGGCGGCGCGGTGGTGAGTGAGGAAGGTCGCTGGAGCGTCACCAGCCCGGAGGCCCTGGCACCGGGCCTGCACGAGCTGCGCATCGACCAGATCGATTCCGGCGGCAAGGTGATTGCCCGGGTTCAGACCCCGCTGTCGCGCTCCCAGCTGCTGACCCAGCTGCCCGGCGACCAGTTCTTCATCGTCCAGCCCGGCAACAGCCTGTGGCGGATCGCCCGCGGCGCCTACGGAACGGGCCAGCGCTACACCATGATCTTCGAGGCCAACAAGGACCAGATCCGCAATCCGGACCTGATCTATCCAGGGCAGATCTTCGTGCTGCCCTCGAGCGAGTAG
- a CDS encoding phosphatidylserine decarboxylase, with the protein MLKYVISPIHPAGWPFVGIALAIAVVLGLFSGLLFWLGLALVLFCLYFFRDPTRVTPQRQGLVVSPADGVVTAIERAPPPPELGLEAHPLTRISVFLSVLDVHVNRVPADGTVLTSAYHPGRFFNAALDKASEQNERQSVSLKTPDGRIIAFVQIAGLIARRIICDLKEGQEVRAGERFGLIRFGSRTDVYLPDGTAPLVAVGQRMIGGETVLADLATQEGPRPGEVR; encoded by the coding sequence TTGCTGAAATACGTCATCTCTCCGATACACCCTGCGGGCTGGCCCTTTGTCGGCATCGCCCTTGCGATCGCCGTCGTCCTGGGCCTGTTCTCGGGGCTGCTGTTCTGGCTCGGCCTCGCTCTGGTCCTGTTCTGCCTCTATTTCTTCCGCGACCCGACAAGGGTCACGCCGCAGCGCCAGGGCTTGGTGGTCAGTCCCGCCGACGGCGTGGTGACGGCGATCGAGCGTGCGCCGCCGCCGCCCGAGCTGGGTCTGGAAGCCCATCCGCTGACTCGGATCAGCGTCTTTCTCAGCGTGCTGGACGTCCACGTGAACCGGGTGCCAGCCGACGGTACGGTGCTGACCTCGGCCTATCACCCCGGCCGCTTCTTCAATGCCGCGCTGGACAAGGCCTCTGAGCAGAACGAGCGGCAGTCGGTCAGCCTGAAGACCCCAGACGGCCGGATCATCGCCTTCGTGCAGATCGCCGGCCTGATCGCCCGGCGCATCATCTGCGACCTGAAGGAGGGCCAGGAGGTCCGCGCCGGCGAGCGCTTCGGCCTGATCCGCTTCGGCAGCCGGACCGACGTCTACCTGCCGGACGGTACCGCGCCCCTGGTCGCGGTCGGCCAGCGCATGATCGGCGGCGAGACCGTCCTGGCCGACCTGGCGACCCAGGAAGGGCCGCGGCCGGGCGAGGTCCGCTAG
- the pssA gene encoding CDP-diacylglycerol--serine O-phosphatidyltransferase, with amino-acid sequence MSGARRRRLRVLPIYRLIPNAITLLALCSGISGMRFALEGRWQMAVGAIILAAVLDGLDGRIARLVGSTTKMGAELDSLSDVVSFGVAPAMIVYLWALQDLRGFGWAVALVFAICCALRLARFNAGLDEEDPPPWSHQYFTGVPAPAGGLLLLLPLVVTFEFESAFFASAWVNALMAMLVGGLMVSRLPTFSLKGVKVPMRHAWLTLLGFGAFAAFLLSNLWLTLLCTGVIYLGSIFFAYHSFRRVQARSLGADSSAVAEDAHD; translated from the coding sequence ATGAGCGGTGCGCGGCGGCGCCGCCTGCGGGTCCTGCCGATCTATCGGCTGATCCCCAACGCCATCACGTTGCTCGCCCTCTGTTCCGGGATCAGTGGCATGCGCTTCGCCCTCGAGGGGCGTTGGCAGATGGCGGTCGGGGCGATCATCCTCGCCGCCGTGCTGGACGGCCTCGACGGCCGGATCGCCCGCTTGGTCGGCAGCACGACCAAGATGGGCGCGGAGCTCGACTCGCTGTCGGACGTGGTCAGCTTCGGGGTGGCGCCGGCCATGATCGTCTACCTCTGGGCGCTGCAGGATCTGCGCGGTTTCGGCTGGGCGGTCGCCCTGGTCTTCGCAATCTGCTGCGCCCTACGCCTGGCCCGATTCAACGCCGGGCTCGACGAGGAAGACCCGCCGCCCTGGTCGCACCAGTATTTCACCGGCGTGCCAGCGCCGGCCGGCGGCCTGCTGCTGCTCCTGCCGCTGGTGGTGACCTTTGAATTCGAGTCCGCCTTCTTCGCCTCGGCCTGGGTCAACGCCCTGATGGCGATGCTGGTCGGCGGCCTGATGGTCAGCCGTCTGCCGACTTTCTCGCTCAAGGGCGTCAAGGTGCCGATGCGCCACGCCTGGCTGACCCTGCTGGGCTTCGGCGCCTTCGCCGCCTTCCTGCTGTCCAACCTCTGGCTGACCCTGCTTTGCACCGGGGTGATCTACCTCGGCTCGATCTTCTTCGCCTACCACAGCTTCCGCCGCGTGCAGGCGCGCTCGCTCGGCGCGGACTCCTCCGCGGTTGCGGAAGACGCCCACGACTGA
- a CDS encoding efflux RND transporter permease subunit yields the protein MKALIDAALGHSRTVLATLVLVLIAGTYAYVTVPKEADPDINIPIIYVSMSHEGISPEDAERLLIKPMEEQLEGIEGVKERRATAFEGGASVVLEFEAGFDADKALDDVREKVDLGKPELPDETDEPTVNEVNLSLFPVMVVTLSGELQERVLLRIARDLKDELQRIPNVLDVTIGGDREEQVELIVDPLVLESYNLDAEDIISSVSRSNRLVAAGAVDTGQGRFSIKVPGLFETVDDILNMPIKVDDDVAVTFGDIGVLKPTFKDPEGFARINGKPALALEVRKRTGANIIETIESVRAAVAEQQAGWPENLVVTYSQDKSTHIRTMLTDLQNNVASAILLVMIVVVAALGLRSAGLVGVAIPGSFLTGILVLATLGFTINIVVLFSLILAVGMLVDGAIVVTEYADRKMCEGLDKRSAYGLAAKRMAWPIIAATATTLAAFLPLIFWPGIVGEFMKFLPITLVATLTASLLMALIFVPTLGAIFGKSGGSADPETAKAISAGQAINLDRVHGMTGTYLRVLNVLLKRPGTVLLAAVVLLIGAQFAYVKLGKGIEFFPDVEPDNAALQVHARGNLSVQERDALLRQVEERVLDLQRERGEFHAIYARSVASSGRERDDPEDIIGTIRVEFVDWDLRRPADIIMADVRQRASDLAGIFIETRKQEAGPPVGKPIQIEIASDIPELIAPVTVKVYDKLRSMEGLVDLEDGLPMPGIEWQIEVDRAEAAKYGADVSLLGSYVRMVTNGMKLGEYRPDESDDEIDIVVRLPEVYRTVDYLDQIRVQTKTGLVPISNFVTRSAKPRVGLLRRVDGSRSMTLRADTGFDAATGDKILADDKVNELKTWLATTEIDPRVKVRFKGEDQEQKEAQAFLMKAFIIALFLMAIILVTQFNSFYSAFLILSAVVMSTIGVMLGLLVTGQPFGIVMSGIGVIALAGIVVNNNIVLIDTFDRLKESAPSGPEAILQTGAQRLRPVLLTTVTTILGLMPMVLGMNIDFIDRAVQVGAPSTQWWRQLSTAIVFGLGFATLLTLFVTPSALMLRENLRDWRDRRRRRAAAKADAPDTAVPQLPKAAE from the coding sequence ATGAAGGCGCTGATCGACGCGGCCCTCGGCCATTCGCGGACCGTCCTGGCAACCCTGGTCCTGGTGCTGATTGCCGGCACCTACGCCTATGTGACGGTGCCCAAGGAAGCCGACCCGGACATCAACATTCCGATCATCTACGTCTCGATGTCCCACGAGGGCATCTCGCCCGAGGATGCCGAGCGCCTGCTGATCAAGCCGATGGAGGAGCAGCTCGAGGGCATCGAAGGGGTCAAGGAACGCCGCGCCACCGCCTTCGAAGGTGGCGCAAGCGTGGTGCTCGAGTTCGAGGCCGGCTTCGACGCCGACAAGGCGCTGGACGACGTCCGCGAGAAGGTCGACCTGGGCAAGCCCGAGCTGCCGGACGAGACCGACGAGCCGACGGTCAACGAGGTCAACCTAAGCCTCTTCCCGGTCATGGTCGTCACCCTGTCGGGCGAGCTGCAGGAGCGGGTCCTGCTGCGCATCGCCCGCGACCTGAAGGACGAGTTGCAGCGCATCCCTAACGTGCTGGACGTCACCATCGGCGGCGACCGCGAGGAGCAGGTCGAGCTAATCGTCGATCCCCTGGTCCTGGAAAGCTACAACCTGGACGCCGAGGACATCATCAGCTCCGTCTCCCGCTCCAACCGGCTGGTCGCGGCCGGCGCCGTCGACACCGGCCAGGGCCGCTTCTCGATCAAGGTCCCCGGCCTCTTCGAGACCGTCGACGACATCCTGAACATGCCGATCAAGGTCGACGACGACGTCGCGGTGACCTTCGGCGACATCGGCGTCCTGAAGCCGACCTTCAAGGATCCCGAAGGCTTCGCCCGGATCAACGGCAAGCCGGCGCTGGCGCTCGAGGTCCGCAAGCGCACCGGCGCCAACATCATCGAGACCATCGAGAGCGTGCGCGCCGCGGTCGCGGAACAGCAGGCCGGCTGGCCGGAGAACCTGGTTGTCACCTACAGCCAGGACAAGTCGACCCACATCCGGACCATGCTGACCGACCTGCAGAACAACGTGGCCAGCGCGATCCTGCTGGTCATGATCGTGGTCGTCGCGGCGCTGGGCCTGCGCTCGGCCGGGCTGGTCGGCGTCGCCATCCCGGGGTCCTTCCTGACCGGAATCCTGGTGCTCGCGACCCTGGGCTTCACGATCAACATCGTGGTGCTGTTCAGCCTGATCCTGGCCGTCGGCATGCTGGTCGACGGCGCCATCGTGGTCACCGAGTACGCCGACCGCAAGATGTGCGAGGGCCTGGACAAGCGGAGCGCCTACGGCCTCGCGGCCAAGCGCATGGCCTGGCCGATCATCGCCGCCACCGCGACCACCCTCGCCGCCTTCCTGCCGCTGATCTTCTGGCCGGGCATCGTCGGCGAGTTCATGAAGTTCCTGCCGATCACCCTGGTCGCCACCCTGACCGCCTCGCTGCTGATGGCGCTGATCTTCGTGCCGACCCTGGGCGCGATCTTCGGCAAGTCCGGCGGCAGCGCCGATCCGGAGACCGCGAAGGCGATCTCTGCCGGGCAGGCGATCAACCTGGACCGAGTTCACGGCATGACCGGGACCTACCTGCGGGTCCTGAACGTCCTGCTCAAGCGGCCGGGAACGGTGCTCCTGGCCGCCGTGGTCCTGCTGATCGGCGCCCAGTTCGCCTACGTGAAGCTCGGCAAGGGCATCGAGTTCTTCCCTGACGTCGAGCCGGACAACGCGGCCTTGCAGGTCCACGCCCGCGGCAACCTGTCGGTCCAGGAGCGCGACGCCCTGCTGCGGCAGGTCGAGGAACGGGTCCTGGACCTGCAGCGCGAGCGCGGCGAGTTCCACGCCATCTACGCCCGCAGCGTCGCCTCCTCGGGCCGCGAGCGCGACGACCCGGAGGACATCATCGGCACGATTCGGGTCGAGTTCGTCGACTGGGACCTGCGGCGGCCGGCCGACATCATCATGGCCGACGTCAGGCAGCGCGCGTCGGATCTGGCCGGGATCTTCATCGAGACCCGGAAGCAGGAGGCCGGACCGCCGGTCGGCAAGCCGATCCAGATCGAGATCGCCTCCGACATTCCCGAGCTGATCGCGCCCGTGACGGTCAAGGTCTACGACAAGCTGCGCAGCATGGAGGGGCTGGTCGACCTGGAAGACGGCCTGCCGATGCCCGGCATCGAGTGGCAGATCGAGGTCGACCGCGCCGAGGCCGCCAAGTACGGCGCCGACGTCAGCCTGCTCGGCTCCTACGTGCGGATGGTCACCAACGGCATGAAGCTGGGCGAGTACCGGCCGGACGAGAGCGACGACGAGATCGACATCGTGGTCCGCCTGCCCGAGGTCTACCGCACGGTCGACTATCTGGACCAGATCCGGGTCCAGACCAAGACCGGGCTGGTCCCGATCTCAAACTTCGTGACCCGCAGCGCCAAGCCGCGGGTCGGATTGCTGCGCCGGGTCGACGGCAGCCGGTCCATGACCTTGCGCGCCGACACCGGCTTCGACGCGGCGACCGGCGACAAGATCCTGGCCGACGACAAGGTCAACGAGCTGAAGACCTGGCTCGCGACGACCGAGATCGACCCGCGGGTCAAGGTGCGCTTCAAGGGCGAAGACCAGGAACAGAAGGAAGCGCAGGCCTTCCTGATGAAGGCCTTCATCATCGCGCTGTTCCTGATGGCGATCATCCTGGTCACCCAGTTCAACAGCTTCTACAGCGCCTTCCTGATCCTCTCGGCGGTCGTGATGTCGACCATCGGAGTCATGCTCGGTCTGCTGGTGACCGGTCAGCCCTTCGGCATCGTCATGTCGGGCATCGGGGTGATCGCGCTCGCCGGCATCGTGGTCAACAACAACATCGTGCTGATCGATACCTTCGACCGTCTCAAGGAGAGCGCGCCCAGCGGGCCCGAGGCGATCCTGCAGACCGGCGCGCAGCGCCTGCGCCCCGTCCTGCTGACCACGGTGACGACGATCCTGGGCCTGATGCCCATGGTCCTGGGCATGAACATCGACTTCATCGACCGCGCCGTCCAGGTCGGCGCGCCCTCGACCCAGTGGTGGCGCCAGCTCTCGACCGCGATCGTCTTCGGCCTCGGCTTCGCCACCCTGCTCACCCTCTTCGTCACGCCCTCCGCGCTGATGCTGCGCGAGAACCTACGGGATTGGCGCGACAGGCGGCGCCGGCGCGCCGCGGCGAAGGCGGACGCGCCCGACACCGCGGTGCCGCAGCTGCCGAAAGCCGCCGAATAA
- a CDS encoding efflux RND transporter periplasmic adaptor subunit, whose amino-acid sequence MKRSYVISLLLAIAAIAWVASGQLNGGEEQVAKKPPADLSLANGTAKVRVRTQDAVARPTRTLLRGDTQAERAVDIKSEARGRVIEVAVDKGSRVKAGDVIVRLAPEYRPARLQKAKALLTQRRIEFEAAEKLAKKGFRAETNLAAAKAEVEAAEAEVEEAEVALANLVIKAPFDGVIDDRQMEVGDFADVGAVVARIVDLDPILAVGYASQRDIARLQLGSAGRIRLVGGPELEGRVRFISAVADPETRTFRIELEADNPGSLIPDGLIAELILPTALTSAHRVSPAILSLTDSGTVGVKALGDNSRVEFHPVRIIGEDADGVWLAGLPERVTLITVGQDYVTPGQVVEAIDEATLEPVQQGALE is encoded by the coding sequence ATGAAGCGGTCCTACGTCATCTCGCTTCTCCTTGCGATCGCGGCGATCGCCTGGGTCGCCTCGGGCCAGTTGAACGGCGGCGAGGAGCAGGTCGCAAAGAAGCCGCCGGCGGATCTCTCCCTCGCCAACGGCACGGCGAAGGTCCGCGTGCGCACCCAGGACGCCGTGGCCCGGCCTACCCGCACCTTGTTGCGCGGCGACACCCAGGCCGAGCGGGCGGTCGACATCAAATCCGAGGCTCGTGGGCGGGTGATCGAGGTGGCCGTCGATAAGGGCAGCCGGGTCAAGGCCGGCGACGTCATCGTCCGCTTGGCGCCGGAGTACCGCCCGGCCCGCCTGCAGAAGGCGAAAGCGCTTCTGACCCAGCGCCGGATCGAATTCGAGGCGGCCGAGAAGCTGGCGAAAAAGGGCTTCCGCGCCGAGACCAACCTAGCCGCCGCCAAGGCCGAGGTCGAGGCCGCCGAAGCCGAGGTCGAAGAAGCCGAGGTCGCCCTGGCCAACCTGGTCATCAAGGCGCCCTTCGACGGCGTCATCGACGACCGCCAGATGGAGGTCGGCGACTTTGCCGACGTCGGCGCGGTCGTGGCGCGGATCGTCGACCTCGATCCGATCCTGGCCGTCGGCTACGCCTCGCAGCGCGACATCGCCCGGCTTCAGCTCGGCAGCGCCGGCAGGATTCGTCTGGTCGGCGGGCCCGAGCTGGAGGGACGTGTCCGCTTCATCAGCGCAGTGGCCGATCCCGAGACCCGCACCTTCCGCATCGAGCTGGAAGCCGACAACCCCGGTTCCCTGATCCCGGACGGGCTGATCGCCGAGCTGATTCTGCCGACGGCGCTGACCTCGGCCCACCGGGTCTCGCCGGCGATCCTGAGCCTGACAGACAGCGGCACGGTCGGCGTCAAGGCCCTGGGCGATAACAGCCGGGTCGAGTTCCACCCAGTGAGGATCATCGGCGAGGACGCCGATGGTGTCTGGCTGGCCGGGCTGCCCGAGCGCGTCACCCTGATCACGGTTGGCCAGGACTACGTGACGCCCGGCCAGGTCGTCGAGGCCATCGACGAGGCGACCCTGGAACCCGTGCAGCAGGGCGCGCTCGAATGA
- a CDS encoding PadR family transcriptional regulator, with protein MDAKTLCLAVLSHGDASGYEIKKALEDPPFSHFQDTGFGSIYPALNSLAQDALVTGRAMPQDKRPDKKVYSITPSGRTALIEALGKPPGPDRFRSDFLFVLFLADQMPSGHLRRLIDDRIAFYEERIAAMESRVAGACQIEPGPGFVHGFGLALYKSARDYLLANRDRFLDEAEGGQRLVAE; from the coding sequence ATGGACGCCAAGACGCTCTGCCTTGCGGTCCTCAGCCACGGCGACGCCAGCGGCTACGAGATCAAGAAGGCGCTCGAGGACCCGCCCTTCAGCCACTTCCAGGACACCGGCTTCGGCTCGATCTACCCGGCGCTGAACAGCCTGGCTCAGGACGCCCTGGTCACTGGCCGCGCCATGCCTCAGGACAAGCGGCCGGACAAGAAGGTCTACTCCATCACCCCCTCAGGCCGGACCGCGCTGATCGAGGCGCTCGGCAAGCCGCCCGGGCCGGACCGCTTCAGATCGGACTTCCTCTTCGTGCTGTTTCTGGCCGATCAGATGCCGAGCGGGCACCTGCGCCGCCTGATCGACGACCGGATCGCCTTCTACGAGGAGCGGATCGCCGCCATGGAGAGCCGCGTCGCGGGCGCCTGCCAGATCGAGCCCGGCCCCGGTTTCGTCCATGGCTTCGGCCTCGCCCTCTACAAGAGCGCCCGCGATTACCTGCTGGCCAACCGCGACCGCTTCCTGGACGAGGCCGAAGGCGGTCAGCGCCTGGTGGCGGAATAG
- a CDS encoding flagellar basal body rod C-terminal domain-containing protein encodes MNPVFQIAVSGLAAQSTRVSVAASNIANARSIGVNPDPGADNSAAFTPQRVQQISTLDGGVRTETLAVSPPSLPVFDPSNPDADAQGVAFLPNVSLAAEFVEVLQASAAFEANLEVIQTQDELLGTLVDIAS; translated from the coding sequence ATGAATCCCGTCTTCCAGATCGCGGTGTCCGGGCTGGCCGCGCAGTCAACTCGGGTCTCCGTCGCCGCGTCGAACATCGCCAACGCCCGCAGCATCGGGGTGAATCCCGATCCCGGCGCGGACAACAGCGCCGCCTTCACGCCGCAGCGGGTCCAGCAGATCTCGACCCTCGACGGCGGCGTGCGGACGGAGACGCTGGCGGTCTCGCCGCCCTCCCTGCCGGTCTTCGACCCGAGCAACCCCGATGCCGACGCGCAGGGGGTGGCCTTCCTGCCGAACGTCTCCCTGGCGGCCGAGTTCGTCGAGGTCCTGCAGGCCTCCGCGGCCTTCGAGGCGAATCTGGAGGTCATCCAGACCCAGGACGAGCTGCTTGGCACCCTGGTCGACATCGCCTCCTGA